A segment of the Natrinema sp. DC36 genome:
ATGGCCCTCGAGGGAGTCGAACCCTGACCACGCGATCGTGGCCCACCAGAGCGTCGGGTTGGTACTGAAAGGGTAGGGGTGGGAAGAGACGCAGGACTCTAGATGGTGTCTGTGGCGAGCGAGTCGATAAGATCCCTCGAGCATACCTCTCGAAGAGGGTGCACGCCCAGAATGGGAGAGGCAGCGGCCGTCATCGGGGATCGGTCGCGATGAACTCGCGGATGTCCGCGATCTGGGTCGTCGACCAGCGGCCTGAGCGCTGGGCCGCATCGGTGTTGATCGAGATCGGGTAGCCCGTGATCACTTCACGGTCGTCGATATCGATGACCAAGCGATAGGTGACGCCACCGAACGTCTCCCGAAACCAGGCGATCCCAGGATCTGCTTCGTAGACGTCCCCTGCCTCGATGCAGCCCCGAACGATCTCGTCGTCCAGGTGCCGTGGTGGGCGGTCGTCTTCGTACCGGTCGTGGAAGCGCTCGGGGAAATGTATCGACGGCCGGTACGCCGACGGCTCCCGAGGCGGTGCGGACTGGGCATCGGTAGACATGGTCGAAGTTAGACTATCTGGAGCTCGTCAATCCGCTCGCCGGGCTCGTCTGCAAACGTCTCGTTGTATCGTTCTCGAACCAACTCCCGGATCTCGGCGTCGACGTCGCCGTGATCTGCGCTCGAGGCGCAGTAGGCGATCGGGTCGACTCCCATCTTCCACTTGACTACGGAGAGGCAGTGCGGGCACCGGGGCTGGAAGTGATCGAGCATCCAGACAACCCAGTACCCCTCCCGGCAGAGATACTCCGCCAAGATGAGCCACGCATGGGCGTCGTAGATCCCGTCGTAATTGGCTTTAATCCGCTTGATTGCGAGGGCTGCAGATCGGTCGATAGCTGTATTCGGGTCGTCTCTGGCCTTCCGATGGATTCGTTTGAAGTAGCCCAGCAGTCCTTGACCGGAGCTCTCGAGTTCGCCGTTCGTGAGTGCCGAATCGCGGTTTGCGATCCAGGCCGAGTCCGAATGGCGAACAGGTGAGCGGACACCCGACCGACCGCCGGATTGGTACGGTGGGTACTCCTTGTCGTCAGTTAGCGGCGCACCTGTGGCCGGGTCGAATCGAATTTGTCCGAGCATAGGGTGAGAAACGCGGGGCTGTTGAACCACCCGATCACTCGCCGAATCAGGGCCGGCGTCACGAGCGGTGAGGCTATTCGTCTGTTACCTACCACATATCGTTTATTAGTAAATAAAGAGAAGGATAGCGATGAATACCATCACTTGACAAGATAGTATACTTTCTTTCGAGCATCAGGGAGTCGGCCTTGCTGGCCCTCGATCACGCCCGCATCCTCGAGGTGGGCGACTGCGTCTCGGACCGTCGACGGTGACAGCAGCGTTTCGTCCGCGATCTCGCTCTGGGTGAGGTCGCCCTCGTACTCGAGGACTTTGTACACGAGTTTCGCACTCGGCGGGAGGTCCTCCACGAGGGTGGCCGTCTCAGTCATCGTCGACACCCCTCTGTCGATCTGTATCCGTCCCAAGTGACCGCTCGCCTTCGTTTTCCGAGAGTGCTAGACCTAAGTGGTTTGGTGTTTCTATTAAATAGTGTATGGTGGGGGATGGCAGGGAAGAAGATAGATTGCTTGCTATGTGCGATGATTGTGGAGCAGTATATGCCTCCACAAGAGACAGCAACGAGCAAATCGCACCAATCGGTTCTCGAGAGGGTTGTCGATGTGGCAGCAGCTCATTTTCTCCGATTGAAGGAAAAGACGTTGACGAGTCGGGCAAAGACGGCTGAACAGTATCGGTCATCCGTTGTTCACCCAATCTCGCGATCCGCACTCCGGGCAGACCATTTTATCCGGGTCCACATCTTCAAGCGCGAAGACGCTTCCACACTCGTTACACTCTCCGCGTTCAGTATCGCCCCCCGACATCACGAATCGCCTCCGTCATCGCGAAGCTCCTGTCGGCGGGCGTTGATCGCACCCACGAGGCCATCGTCCGGATCGTCCGACGCCTCGAGATACGTCCGTAGCTCGTCTAACAGCATCTCGGTGGAGTACTCCGGGTCGACCAGATAGAGGCGATCGGCAGCCCGGACCTGCGCAACGACGCCAGCGCGATGCGCAACTGTGATCGCTCGGTTAGCCTCCCCGAGAGATCTGCCGGCGTGAATTTGTGCCCCGACAATCGACGACCGAGGGACGACTGGGAGTGGACGCTTCTCGAGACGGCTGTTGAACTCGCGGACAACGGGTTCGGTGAGTTCCGTTTGGTCGCTCGAGGGCTCTCGAACGGTCTTACTCATCATGCCCAGCCCCCGAAAGCTGTGACCGATCATTCGTTTCCCCCCAACAACGGGCGCACTCAGCAGCGAACACACGGCTCTGCCGCCATTCGTGACCTTTCACGAGACAGATTAGGTTGCTGAACGGCCCCAGTGGGCGCTCTGTGACACTCGGGCCCTTATCCTCATTCGCCATCGGTATCACCTCGATCGAGCACCTGGACGAGCTCCCATTGTTGCGTCGGGAGGTCAGTCACGAGGTCGTCGTTCTCGATCGTCACCGTCGGCCGAACTGGATCTGGGATCAACTCGTGATCGATGTACTTGACCTTCGTACCGATGTGTCGACCGACAATCGTGCCGATCTTCCCCTCCGCATCGATTCCGCGATCGTCGACGTTGCGAACCTCGATCCGGAGGCCCTCGACGTCGGACCACGGGTGTTCGTGGACGTCGTCCAGGTTCTCGAGGTCGGTCATGCTCCCACCTCACTCGAGTCATCAGGCGTCGGAAGTGGCTGCTGGGCGAGCGTCGTCGGCCCCATCGTCACGGTCGTCGGTTCGACCAGTTCTGCGTCGACGTCGTCAAGGGCCGCAGCCGCCGTGATCCACGGGCCGACGTCGTCCATTACAAGTAGTTGTAATGGATCCGGTGGCCAGAACAGTACACCTCCGGCCGGATCGTCCGGATCGCCGTATCGATCCGGTGGGAGGAGGTCCTCGAGGACGGCGTCGGCTGCCTCGACGATCAGGATCTCGTCGGTCGCGACGATCTCGGGGTAGACTTCGGACTGTCGCTCTTCCGGCGTCCGGAACGACAGTGCGAGTCGGTAGCCGTCGTCAGTGATCTCGAGCAGGCCAAGGCCCTGGAGCCGATTGCGGTGGTTCCGAACCGTCCGGGCACGGACACCGGCTCGATCGGCGAGTTCCTTCTGGGTGATCGGTTCGTCGACGTCGAGCAGCGCGGCGATGATCTTGCCAGCATCCCCGCAGTCCGGGAGAATAGCATCGGGGCTGAGTTGCTGCAGGACGAATCGGACGTCGTCCGCTCGGAGGTCTCGAGTTTCGTCTTCTCGAGGGAGGGAGAGCAGCGCCTCGGCGAGATCGTACGGCGTCGCGACCAGACTGTGGAACATCGAGATCGCCGCCGGCGTCGACCGAAGCCGTTTCCGGTAGAGGAGACGGGGCGCGACCTCCTGGTAGGCGTCGCGGTCGGGTTCCGTGACCGGTATCTTGACCTGGAACTGTGCCGGGTTGTCGAGTAGTTCTCGAGGGTGTTCGAGGTAGTATTCGAGATCGTCGCGAAGCCGGTGAGCATCTGGACCACGAATCACGAACGAGCCGATGAGCTCGCCGACCGGATCCGATGCATCGGCGATCGGCCCACCGAGTGGTGGAGTGCTGTTCGGGACGTCGAACAGCTGGCGGTAGGCGGCGTACCGGCCGTACTGCGACGAGATCGACGCCGAGATAGCGAGCGATCGTGCCAGGTCGTCGAGTTTGTCGTCCTCGAGGTCGGGAGTGACCCGCACTTCGCGGATGATCTCGATGCCAGCAGCATCGAGAAGGTGCACGATCGAGCCTTCGAGACCCTTTGCAGAGGTGAGGATCGCCGAGCAAAGGTCGTCGCGATCCTCGAAGTCCCCCGATTTGAGCCGGTCGATCATCCCGAGGATCGCCTCACCCCACTCAACGAGGTCGGACCGGAGCTCCTCGGGATCGTCCAGGGAATCGCTGGTCACGGGACCGATCTGACGAGCCGCGTTGAGAACGTGAGTCGGTTCGTCGATCTCGGCGATCCGCTCTGCTGGGAGCGCTTTATCGAGGAACAGCTTCTCGTCGGCTAACGCCAGTGCGGTCGTCACCGTATACTCCATCGGAGTCGAGGCCTTCGGGGCGACGATCGCCTCGTCGCGTTCCTCGAGGTAGCTCACTGGCCGTTCGCGGTAGTCTGCAGTGGCGTCAGCGTCCGGTAGGCTGCCCGTGACGAACGTCACGGTCCCTGACTCGGCGGCTGCAGCGGCGGCAGCGTGTTCCTCGTGGCCCAGGTAGGTGGTGATGTACGGCCGGCCCGTCCTCCCACCCCCTCGTGTACGCGGTGTTCTACGCCACTGTTGGGATGAGTTTCCGGTCCCACTAACACTGCCTTCCAGCGTTTGTTGCTGCCCGTCTTCGGACGCGAGAGTGTCCAACACTTCGCATCCCGGTTCGAGCAGTTCGACTTGCTGTGAACCACGGGATCCGAACACCTCGATCAACTGCAGCTGCTCGAGGGAGTCGTCGACGGCCTGGCTGGTCAGGATCTGCGCCCGGCGGGTACGTCCGATATCGTCATGGAGCGCCTCGAGATCGGCACGGTCCATGATCCCGCCGGGTTCCCGAGCGAGTTGCCCGAGCATTTCGACGTGGCGGCCGTCGGGATCGAGTACGTCCACTGCATGGCTGACGACGTCGTCGACCCAGCTGGTATCCCGGTGACGATTCCGGATCTCACTAACGCCCGGCAGGTCGCCGCGGTACTTGTCCGCCAGCAGCGAGAGTTCACGACCGGTGCCGACGATTCGAACATCCAGACCTGCAGCGAGGATGGCCAGCAGGTCACAGATCGGTTCGGCGTCGCGACGATCGCGCTCGAGGAAGATCTCGGCGAACGAGACACTGACCGCAACCGTTGTCTCGAACGTCGCGGCCAGTGCAGCCGTAGCGAGGAGATGCTCAGTCTTCGTCAGCGGCGTCTCGGGGAGCCGGGTCAGTGTGTCGGCAAACTCCTCTGCGGCCTCGTGATCATCTCGTGCGATCGCAACGATATCTGACCGAATCCAGAACGGAATCGAACGCTCTTCGAGGACATCGTAGACGTCCACGACATCCATCTCCCCAAAGGCTGCTTCGAGACCATCGGCATACGCTTTCTTGACGCGGTCGATCTCGAACACTCGAGACCAGACATCGCTGACTGGCTCGTCGCCGATCTCGACCGTCTCACTAATCTGGGCCTGGTTCGTCGGCGTCACTTCACCGCGCGGGAGCGCGTCGACGTCGATCTCTCCGACCCACTCCTCGAGGTCGTCCGTGATGAGTTCCCGACCGATGTCGCCCTGGGTATCATCCGAAACCTCGCCGGAGAAGGCGTCGGCGTAGAATGGGCGATCATCGACGAGGTCACCGAACCGGTCGGCGTCGATCGGATGGTCGTCGACAAACGCTTCGAACTTCTCAGACCCGATCGGCTTCAGATCCATCAGATCTGCGTCGACCGGGAACTGCTGCATCTGGCGCTCGACTTCCTCGAGCTGCTTACCGTACTGGCCGCGATCCTCAGTGAATCGCTGGTAAACGTCGAGTGCGCCGGCTTCGTTGGCGATGTACTGCGCCCGCGCTTCGGCAGCTGCCTCTTTCGTCTCCTGCCGGGTGACGACTTTCGGGGACGTCACTTCGTTCGGGCAGTTCGGGCAGGAGATCGAGTCTTGTACCCGGCGGTCGTGTTCATCGACGATCCACGGGTTCTCGCACTGCCCGCAGAGGACGACCTCGAACATCATGCCGACTCACCCCCGTGGTGGAGCCGCCGGTGGTCTGCTGGCGTCAGAACCTCGAGGTTTTCCGGCCGATTATCCCACTGAACCCCGTTCCGGTGGTGGATTTCTTTCGAGACGACCTCTTCGAAGCCATACTCGGCGACTGCGAGCAAGCGGTGGACATATACTTTATCCTGGTCGAACTTACCGTTGGAAGCAATCCAACACGGGTACCTCTCGGCGTCCCGAATTGGGTGCTTGAAATTAGCTGTGCGTGACCGTTTCCCCCGAAGGGACTCACTGACAGACCGCCGCTCGATGCCGAAGTGCCCGAGCCACTCCCTGATGAGTGGTGGCGTACAGCCGAGATCGTCGGCGATCTCGTACGAGGAAAGACCTTCCTCGATGTAGAGTTGTCGAAGCGTCTCCTCGTCATGCCACGGCTCGTTATGCCCATTCGCTTTATGGACTCCGAGACCACGGTTTGAGCCGAACTCGCGCCCACAGATTGGACACGTGAACGACTCGCTCATCGTCCCACCTGCCGACGGCCGAAACGGATGCGTAGACCTGTCTCTCCTATATTCACGGCGTTCTTGTCCGGACGCGGATCACAGCGCCGCTGCTCTTCGTCCGGTAAGCTTATGTGGAGAAACGTGCAAGAGCAAGATATCTCACCTTCCTGCTCTAACGTTCTCCAGCGGCGCGTATGTTTGTCGTTTGCTCTTGCTTGCTGTCTCTCCTGTTGTCGTTTCCCATACTTAAAATGCATAGTCACGTCTGACGGAGTCACTGCTGGTCACCTCCCTGTTCCACGCCGCAGAACGGGCAGTAGCTGCCCGCAGCGGTGAACGCCTTCTCGCAGTTGTCGCAGTCCTGGCTGTAGCTCACTGTGGCCACCCGTAGGCGATGATCGCGAGCAGCGCGATCGAGACCGCGAGTGTGAGCAGGCCGCGCCTCGTTGGGGTCACCGCAGACCACCTCGAGCAGCACGTGCCCGTCGCGACGCTTCGACATCGTTGGCACAGCTGCGGTGGGCGGGCTCGCCGTCGAGCTCCACCGCATCCACCTTCGGCAGCGGCTGCTGGCAGTCGTCACACAGCGGGTTGGAGTCACCCTCCCAGCGGCCGTGGGCGTCCTCGCCGATTTCGCGGATCATCGGTCGATCTCCTCCCGGTCGAAGACCCCCTCGCAGATCTTGCACTGGATGCCGTCGGTGCCCTCCAGGTTTCGGATCGCGTCGCTGGGGCAGTCACACGGCAACAGCGTGTCCGATACCTCGGCGTTCTCCCGGTGTTCCTCGATAATCTCGTAGGCTGCCGGATTCGTTGCCCAGGTCGTCAGCAAACTGCCGTTGACCTTCGACTGGCCGAGAGAGATGATCGCGTTGTGCGAACTCAACCCTCGAACCTCGTCGGAGATCGCGTCTGGAACATCGTGGCGCGTCCACTCCGCAGCTGGATCCGGTAAGTCGTAGAGCTCTCTCGCCCGAGACTTGACCCACTGCACGTTTCCCGACTGCAGCGTCTTCGATCGGTCGGGTGTCCGGTCCATACCGTCCATCATCCGTGCACCTCTCCGAGCGCTCGAGCAGTCATCTCACCGTCGACGGCGATGTAGTTGCGTGCGGTCGCGAGATCCTCCCAGCCAAACATCGACTGGAGCGGGCCTGCATCGAGTCCACGACCGGCGTGGTATGACGCGGCCGTTCCACGGAGACCGTGGAGGCTCGTGTCGTCCTTTTCGAGACCGTCGGCCAATTCCAGAGCAGTATCGAGCCGTCGCTGGAGTGTCGAAAACGAATTTGGGTAACCGCCGTGCGTGTCGATCAGCCAGTCGATCGCGACCGAGATGCGCTGGTTCCAGCCGTAGGGCACATCACGGACTGCGGCGTCGGTTTTTGGATTCCAGTAGGACTCGAGGACATCCTCGAACACTTTGCTGTCATCGTGTTTGAGTTGCTGAGTCACAGCCTGTTTGCAGTAGCCGCAGGGACCGCCGTCGCGGCCCTTGGTGCAGGGATCGTGAGGTGGGATCGACAGCATCTCCCGGCGGTGGTTGACCCACGACTCGCCGATGTGCGTGATCTCTCCGGGCCGAAGTCCAAGACGACCGCCGATGAGCAGGATTGCTCGTGTTTCCATGCTCTCTTCAGGGTCGTCGATCCGCATCGCACCGATGAGGAGGCGTTCGAACTCGCGTTCGGTCAGCGCCTTCTCGCGAGTCAGTTGCCTCATTCTGAATCAGCCTCCGCGGCTGCTTTCAGAGCGTTGTAGTGCGAGTGGTCCTGTGC
Coding sequences within it:
- a CDS encoding helix-turn-helix domain-containing protein, which encodes MMFEVVLCGQCENPWIVDEHDRRVQDSISCPNCPNEVTSPKVVTRQETKEAAAEARAQYIANEAGALDVYQRFTEDRGQYGKQLEEVERQMQQFPVDADLMDLKPIGSEKFEAFVDDHPIDADRFGDLVDDRPFYADAFSGEVSDDTQGDIGRELITDDLEEWVGEIDVDALPRGEVTPTNQAQISETVEIGDEPVSDVWSRVFEIDRVKKAYADGLEAAFGEMDVVDVYDVLEERSIPFWIRSDIVAIARDDHEAAEEFADTLTRLPETPLTKTEHLLATAALAATFETTVAVSVSFAEIFLERDRRDAEPICDLLAILAAGLDVRIVGTGRELSLLADKYRGDLPGVSEIRNRHRDTSWVDDVVSHAVDVLDPDGRHVEMLGQLAREPGGIMDRADLEALHDDIGRTRRAQILTSQAVDDSLEQLQLIEVFGSRGSQQVELLEPGCEVLDTLASEDGQQQTLEGSVSGTGNSSQQWRRTPRTRGGGRTGRPYITTYLGHEEHAAAAAAAESGTVTFVTGSLPDADATADYRERPVSYLEERDEAIVAPKASTPMEYTVTTALALADEKLFLDKALPAERIAEIDEPTHVLNAARQIGPVTSDSLDDPEELRSDLVEWGEAILGMIDRLKSGDFEDRDDLCSAILTSAKGLEGSIVHLLDAAGIEIIREVRVTPDLEDDKLDDLARSLAISASISSQYGRYAAYRQLFDVPNSTPPLGGPIADASDPVGELIGSFVIRGPDAHRLRDDLEYYLEHPRELLDNPAQFQVKIPVTEPDRDAYQEVAPRLLYRKRLRSTPAAISMFHSLVATPYDLAEALLSLPREDETRDLRADDVRFVLQQLSPDAILPDCGDAGKIIAALLDVDEPITQKELADRAGVRARTVRNHRNRLQGLGLLEITDDGYRLALSFRTPEERQSEVYPEIVATDEILIVEAADAVLEDLLPPDRYGDPDDPAGGVLFWPPDPLQLLVMDDVGPWITAAAALDDVDAELVEPTTVTMGPTTLAQQPLPTPDDSSEVGA
- a CDS encoding winged helix-turn-helix domain-containing protein is translated as MTETATLVEDLPPSAKLVYKVLEYEGDLTQSEIADETLLSPSTVRDAVAHLEDAGVIEGQQGRLPDARKKVYYLVK
- a CDS encoding tyrosine-type recombinase/integrase, with the translated sequence MRQLTREKALTEREFERLLIGAMRIDDPEESMETRAILLIGGRLGLRPGEITHIGESWVNHRREMLSIPPHDPCTKGRDGGPCGYCKQAVTQQLKHDDSKVFEDVLESYWNPKTDAAVRDVPYGWNQRISVAIDWLIDTHGGYPNSFSTLQRRLDTALELADGLEKDDTSLHGLRGTAASYHAGRGLDAGPLQSMFGWEDLATARNYIAVDGEMTARALGEVHG
- a CDS encoding HNH endonuclease signature motif containing protein — encoded protein: MSESFTCPICGREFGSNRGLGVHKANGHNEPWHDEETLRQLYIEEGLSSYEIADDLGCTPPLIREWLGHFGIERRSVSESLRGKRSRTANFKHPIRDAERYPCWIASNGKFDQDKVYVHRLLAVAEYGFEEVVSKEIHHRNGVQWDNRPENLEVLTPADHRRLHHGGESA